From Bradyrhizobium sp. sBnM-33:
TCGCCGTTCGGGACGTTTTACGTCCCCAACATCTCGCCTGATCCCACTTACGGTATTGGCCGGTGGAGCGAGGCTGATTTCGTGACCGCGGTGCTCAAGGGGACGTCGCCGGACGGCGCGCACTATTTTCCGGCCTTTCCATATACGTCGTACCAGCACGCGAGCGTCGACGACGTGCGCGATCTCTTTGCCTACCTGAAGACGCTTCCAGCCGTGACCGGCAAGACGCGCGATCACGACGTTCCGTTTCCATTCAACATCCGCCGCAACATCGGCGTCTGGAAATGGTTGTTCATGGACGGAAAGCCTCACGTAGCCGACGCCTCACATTCGGCGTCGTGGAATCGCGGGGCTTACCTCGTCAACGGTATGGGCCATTGCGCCGAGTGTCACAGCCCGCGCAATTTCCTCGGCGGCATCGTCGAAGCGCAACGCTTCGCAGGCGGGCCCAATCCGGAGGGCGAGGGCTGGATACCCAACATCACCCAGAAGAGATTGGCCGAGTGGAGCGCGAAGGATATCGCCTACTTCCTGGAAACGGGGCAAACGCCGGATGGCGACAGCGCCGGCGGATCGATGGCGCGCGTGATCAAGAACACCTCGCAATTGCCGCCGGAAGATCGCGATGCCATCGCGGACTACGTCAAGTCGCTGCCGCCGGTCGAAGGACCGCCGCGGCCGAAGAAGAAGGACGCAGAAAAGTCGTGACGGAAATCGCTTCGCGCGCCGTCAGGGCGTCAAGGCTGCGGTGATCGGCTCACGCCTTTCCGGCAAGGTGGGCACGATCGTCAACGGCTTGCGCGACGCGGGCGTGGCGTTTTTGGT
This genomic window contains:
- a CDS encoding c-type cytochrome encodes the protein MLRRILLGLILAGVAGAGVFWWLTIPAVVAPASLPPRTPNLANGVATFNAGGCSSCHAVPNQPDRLKLGGGLAMPSPFGTFYVPNISPDPTYGIGRWSEADFVTAVLKGTSPDGAHYFPAFPYTSYQHASVDDVRDLFAYLKTLPAVTGKTRDHDVPFPFNIRRNIGVWKWLFMDGKPHVADASHSASWNRGAYLVNGMGHCAECHSPRNFLGGIVEAQRFAGGPNPEGEGWIPNITQKRLAEWSAKDIAYFLETGQTPDGDSAGGSMARVIKNTSQLPPEDRDAIADYVKSLPPVEGPPRPKKKDAEKS